From the genome of Solanum lycopersicum chromosome 12, SLM_r2.1:
gaatataattttaatatgtgaTTACTTTTTTCTTTGCCAACGTCTACGTGTTTGTGCAACACGCATCATATTATATCAAATATTCTGTTTAAAATGTTTTGCTTGGACGGGTTCAGTGTCCAGATGACAAAAGAGTAAGTATAAGGGTTCTAAATACAAACAGATACTAGTACAAGGGTCTATCAGACCATTTCgccttttaaaaataatcgaCCAAAAAATCCCTTCTTCACCCATTAAACCTATTTTTCAGCCATGTCCacctctttttttaattttccacaaTCTATTGTCTTCTATTTAGCATGTTTTGGCACTTCTTGAGTTCACTTATTCACCAACGAAGGGAGAGAGCGGCTATGGTGATGCTCGTCGAAACCACTGATACATAGTGGAGGTCTTCTAGCCTTTGCTGAAGGTGCTGATAATTTTGGCAGGCAATACTTAGACTACAATATAagatgtaaaaaaatttaaatcaagtTTTAGGTCCCTAATTTTGTTCAAGGATTGTTATGCCAAAGTTCATGTTACATCGGAGAAGAGAACGAGGTGGGTGAGGGTGAGCAAGGATCTAATCATGGCGGCAAAAATGGTGATGGTGTGCGGCAGAGATAAATTCAAAACTGGTAATGATGTTTGGCCAGATCTAGTAGTATGGTGCTTATGTTTCTTATTTTGGGGAGGTTGGATAAAGAAAGATAAATGGTGATGATGTTTAATGGATATGAAGGCAATTGAGGGAGAGAATATGGGTGGTTTCACCGGTTAAAATGGTGACGGCGACACTAGCTTTGGCGTGAAACACTGGGAGTAGGAGATAATGtatggatttttatttttaaaaatttattatttacctATAAAGAATTTTGATTAGTTAGTTTAAACTTAATTATGAAATGTCGTTAATATATTTGACGTGAATATTACATGTCATTTATATGAAGGAGAGTGAGATACACACATGGTTGGAGGGACTTAAAAATCTTGTTTTAATTGATTCTTAGGTTTCAGTTGACAAAAGATTTAGTAGAATTGTCCATAAAACAAACTGATACAAGTATAAGGATCCATCAGACCATTTGATTAATGTATAAGGACCACCACCCAaaattccaaataaaaaaaccttaataattataaaagatgaataaaaaaCGTGGTATTCGGAAAACAAACGATAAATTAAGTTGTTTTCTATGTATCCATTTATTCCTCAATTGTAAGAGTAACGTACATCTCgtaacataaattaaattatgcAAATTCAACAAAGACACaaaaagtgaaacaaaaaaaattgcagaaagaaaaaaagtttttatttttctgcaGATTATTAAAAAATGCTCTATATAGAAGTTGGCTGAAGAATTTTGTAAAAACATtgggaaaaaaacaaaaaaaagatttttctcataactttttattaatttcatcgaccctttttcaaaaaaaaataaatctcttGAGTAAAACCtttgcaatttttattttttttggtatagTTTGATTTGTATatgttgagtttattattgattttgttgattctGGTCGGGTTACGGGTAGTCTATGTATATCACGTTTAGATAGCTgcttatgtaatattttatgcAAGCAGTATCGATTTATTGTCACAACACAATTTGTATGTTGGTTTAGATGTGGGGCCTTGCATAGAAGTTCTAACGTTTTAATGAAGTttattttgcattattttaagatatttcaatttcaaGCTACTAGACGTGGGCACACGTGTGAATTAAAGGTGAAGTAGTGTTATACGACACCCGTTGTAtatatgttgattttgtttttgttatgttgattttgtttttcttatgttGATATCGGATCGTATAGTCTTCTCACATTGATTTTAGATAGTTGTGTAATGTTAATTTTGTGCAAGCAGTATCAGCTTATTATCACAACTCTTACTTTGTATGTAGGTTTCCTTGTTGGCCCGTACATAGAAATTCTAATGTTTTTAATGATGTTTACTTTGTATTATTTCAAGTGATTTTCGGTCTATTAGAGGTGTGTGTATGAGAATTAATGTCGAAGTAGTGTAAAATCAACACCCATATTTATAGTTGATAAAATTGTCACACCCTAAATCATTATCCTAAATGTGACtacactcgagaaccattatTGGTCCGCAAGAAAACCCTTGGCTTGACTAAATACTTACGAGAAGAATTAGTCAAGCGATAAAAGgcttaaaacatatttttaaagtatataaactcattttaagacttcaaactatttttaaaatatttaataacataagcataataGTTTGCAAAAAcatctcaaggaaaagtaaataTCGAAAGACTCCTCAACTCTCTCTATCGATGAAGCCTCTATTTCTCAAAATGGATGATGGGAAAAGCCCCAAAAAATCTCAAGACAACTGACTAGAAATAAATATGAAGTCCCCCGGAATGCAAGGAGGCCCACCCATGGTCCGTGAAACACTTCACGGGTCAGCAAGTTTCACCTGCCTGATAGGActttactaaaacgggcataactttttattcCTAACTCAAAATGAAGCAAACTTGGTGGCATTAAAAAGAGGACTAAAAGAAAATAAGCTGAATTGATCATGGGCCATCTATTCATTACGCGCTAGAGGTATGGTCATTTGAATTTGACCTTAACTTGAAAATTGATTAGGGTTCTCTAAATGAAGTGTTGGATAGTCTGTACAAGCCTTCACAGGCCGTGTAGGGAAGCCTCGAGGAGACCTATTGCCTGGTAGACTTGGACGGCTGGATGTTCTTCCCTAAAAAGGTCATCTAGGACTTCATGGTACGTTAGGGGTCTGTCCAGGTGGGCCCCTCCCCTGTCAGCCCTTAAACGGGTGGACCACACCCCTATACAGATTGTGGCTTCTTCTACGAGCCTTTTAGGCATTAGTGAAGGGTCCATAATCTTTTTTAGGCTTGTAGACATGCCCATTAACATTTTTATAAGTCTAAGGTGTTTTACAAatgattcaaattttaagaGTAGAGTGGCGAGGTGTTAAAAGATGATTAGGTTCTTAGCTTAGAAATTTTTGGAATGTTACAAAAACAATCTTTTGTAAGTAATATTCTAGAACTATACCTTTAAGTAATTTCTAGAATGCCTTTAAGCTTTGCACTATAGAGCGCTCATTCCAAATTTCTTCATTCAATTATCAATAAGTATTGGATCTTGtagattcaaatttaaaatatcttaaatgTTAATTGAGTTGGTTATGAGTTTTTATCACTCCCTTTCAAAAccaaattaattattctctaCATCCAATTTGAGCGAtccttcaaatttttgaatcattttgacGTCTAGGCATATAATGAACCTCTTTTATCAACATTTAAAGATGCAACAAACAATCTTTTATCAAATTTGCTAAAGAGATAATCtatcatgaaaatataataCACACAAATAAGTAGTTCAATGTGATGTATCATCTTTTGAGTTTCACTAATAGCGAGATGAATCACAGTCTTTGTTGTGGCAGCTTTTTCGTATTGTGGCCAGTGATTTTGATGCGTCCTACCCAAAGACATTTTCATACATGCATACTATTCATCATAATTGTACATATCTCAAccaattctattttttttcttgatatctATCATTATGTTGCTCagattttccaaaaatattttcatgctcGCTCATGTCTTCTCTAGTAAAAATTTACAACTTTTAGAGGATTTAACACACACCCATCGCCATCAGAAATTTGGAAGAGTTCGAGCTACATAATCTTTCAACATTGGTTACAAATGTAGAATGGTTATTAAGTTCATGATGACAATATTGATGAACATAATTAATAATTGTTAGAACGATATTATCTAGGATTTTATCAATCATTTGTTCATTAATAATACATGCATTCCTAGAGATTTAAAcgctctatatatatattaacaaaagtGATTAATTTTTGCAAATTCTCAGAATTGGCTTATTTTTGGTGTCTTGTCTCACTTCATATCCATTGCAAGAATACCACTAAAATGTTGTCGAAGAGAACAACATATATTATGTATCTTGTGTTCAAATTCGATCcaaatgtatatgatgatcttgtaATTGGTAATTTAGTTGTTGTATTGGCCAATCATCAGATTAAGATACGACAAAATGTCTGGAGAGTTGGTTTGCGAAATTCTCAAAGAAGAGTTGATGATGTTAGAACAAAAATACTCAagaaattgatttgaaaaataaaaatagagtgaaCTTATGAAATACCATCTATGTATTGATATGCAGAAGGGACGAATTTATACAAGGAAAAAACATAACCATTTTCTGTCTAGTATCCACTTACAAAgtggatgttaaaactaaatAACAATATGAGACACTAAATACCATAAAAGTGACCACTAACAGCCATAAATAGGGCCACTAACTTCAGAAAGTAGAGCAACTAAAGTTGACTAAGTCTAGCTACAAAATAGGAATCAATAAactgaaataagtaaaaaaaacagtaaaaataataagctgaaaaaaatgtcaattgtCCAACACTTCTCCTTGCTATTTTTGTGGCAAACACTAATTCTTTGCCTCAGCTCTTCAAACCTTTCCTTTGGCAATTACTTTTGGTGAGAATGCCAGCTAGCTGGCTGGTTCTCAGATGATTAATGAACAAGTTACATTTCATTAGATTGTTGGACTTCTCTAATAAAATCAAACTTGATGTTGATATGCTTAGTTCGACCATGAAACACTGGATTTTTTGAGATTGAAACTGCTAAAATGTTATCACACATGATCTTGGTAGGTTCTGTTTGTTCATGGCCTAAGTCCTTCGTCATCTTCCTTAGCTTGATTTATGACATATGCAACAACTATGTACTCAGCTTTTGCAGTTGATTGAGTTGTAGTTTCTTGTTTTCTTGAGCTCAAACTAAAACAACTTGTTCCCAAACAAAGAATTATCTAGAGGTGCTTCTGGAATCATCAATTCTACCACCATAATCACTATCAGAGTATCTGATCAGGTTCATAGTTACTTCGGTAAATGTTGGGAAAAAATTCCAAACTTGTTTTCCTTTAATATACTTTAACACAATTTTAGCCGCTTTGAAGTGTGTGTCTCTAGGCGAATACATGAACCTAGAGagaaaactaaaaacaaataaaatgccATGTCTGATTGCGGTTAAATATAGAAGACGACCAATTAAGCTTCTATGCATACTATCATCCACTTTTTTGGAGCCTCATCCTTGCCAAGCTTCACACCAGTAGATATAGGAGTACTCACAGGTTTGCAATCTTGAATTTTGACCTTGTTTAGGATATATGAAATGTATTTCTGCTGGCATAGAAAATTCCATCATGGGACTGCAACACTTCCATGACAAGAAATTACTTCCTGACTCCAAGATCAGTCATAAcaaatattttctccatttcatccttgaaccttcaaattatttcaatttgtCTTCCTGTCACAAGAATGTCGTCCACATAACTTTAGACAATtaacactacaaaaaaaatttcaaaaagagacGGACAAAAGCGTCACAGTCCGTtgcttttttgaaaaaaaagcgATGGCAACTTGACACAATCACGTCCGTCGCTTTTTGGCTCGACACTTTTGTAAAACTAACGAACATCGTCACAaactgataattttttttagcaaaaGAGAAGCATTCtgtttctttatttaaatttatgtggatgacatgcTTGTCCGTCACTTTTTTggggtttaattttttttatcaagaaaagCGACGGACTAAACGACGCTATCCTCATTTTTTCTGTAATTCTTTTGGGAGCATAAATTGTTGTCCTCCTGCAAAGTTAATTATAATCCAATTTACATATACTATTCAACCCAATCATACacacaattataaataaaaatttaaagaatcatAAAGTCTTTCGAAACATGTTCAAATGTCAAAAAAATGCATAAATGTATAAGATAAACTAACTAGGCAGTGTCGCCTACGCAATCATCATCATTGTAAGAACTGTCATTGGGAGCCTATGTAGTAGAGAAGTTCATAACTTGTTTTTTGATTTGCTGAATAGTCCCACTCATGCTTTGTTGTTCATCAACTCTCTTCTGCTCCGACTTTGCCAGTGCCGCTATAAGTTTAGCTATTTGATCCCACATAGCAGTAATTTGAACACCGCTAAGGGCCTCAGCTTAACTAGACGATCAAATTCCTTCTAAGCATGACTGAAGTCGTCTTACATCGCTCTGAGAGCCTAGACTATAGACTCTACCCTTGTGTGTCCCCCTATAACTTTTTCTGTCCAAATTTGGGTGGAAAATTGAGGTGTCATTGGAACCGGACTCTCTACATTCTAAGCGAAGTAATTCTGAAACCGATTCtgcaaattaaatataaaaattgaaatcaatatatatatacatatcataaatacattcactattaataaatatcattcatattaaataactttaaaatatgaataacatatattaatagtgaatatattcatattatccacCCAGATATCCAGATCcaactcattttctttcttcctgGCATGAGTCTTTTAGAAAACCTCTGGTGCAATGGGACTGCAccccaattcttttttttttaaataaaaaacctaaATTTATAACCATATATATGAatcaactaattatttatttataaaattgaattataactTATCATCTCTCTTGTAGTTGTTTCAACATACTTTTCACCTCTGGTGTGCAACGAGAAACCCTTGAGATTGTCTAGGCTTTTTGGATTGGTCTGATATTGCCTTAAACATGTCACTATTCCAATGcatatcaagttcatcataAACATGCGGCAATATCCAATCCAAGCGTTCACTATCATCCTTAACTTTTTCTTAGCCAGGTAGACAGTCTGGCGGATGCCTTCCTCTCATATATGGTCGACATGACTTGATTCTATCTCGGCTCCGAAGTATACATAGtctgaataaaaaaatttgaataatattaattagatagtaaaaaaatttaatgtatagtaattaatttaagtaaaaatgtgtatcttaaaattattaaacGTTGACGTATACCGTTTGGGATCTTCCCCAGGAGTGATACCTCATAAATGGTTACATGCATCTTGTTTGAATCGGTCGCCAAGGCGGGCCTCTTTTACAAGGTAAATTTGAAGATGTTCCATCACATCAAAAAAAACCACATGGAGATATCATCTCCAAGTTAGtagtaataacaacaacattttCCTCTATCCAATCTAAACTATTGTCGAACAACTTCAAGAACAGaagtctatttaaaaaaaaagacttacCTCTATGATTGGTTTCCACATCCTTTCTGGTAGATGGCTAAAAGTTATAGGAATTAAAGTTTTCATGAACACATTACAATGATGACTTTTCATACCTATTAATTTTCCTTCATTTATATCTGCTCACTTTTCTAAATTCGAAGCATAGACCTCCGACATCATCAAATTTAACCCACTTACAAATTTCACGTTTCTCATCTAATGTGAATGAAAAGCAACTTTTTGGGTTCACTATTCTACCATTAGGTAATTCATGTAGCCATAACTCTTTTCTCCTACAATATTCCTTTAAGTCTATTCTTGCTTTTGGatttttatttgtcttaccATTAACATCCATCAATGTGTTaaacaaattatcaaaatatttttttcaatgtgCATCACATCAAGATTATGCCATGGCATATTGTCCTTCCAATACGACAACTCgcaaaatataatttgtttggTCCAATAAGGTTCAACATCATATCCAAGAAGTCTAGAAGGTGAAACTTCTATAAATTTAGGTAATTGAGAAACTCTCCCATAATATGATGCCCTGTGAGTAATGGAGGCGGGGGGTCACTTTAAACCTTATTTTTCCTAAATGCATTTTTCATCTTTCTAAACTCATGGTCCTTTGGCAAGAAAAGACGATGACAATCaaaccatatattttttctGTCATACTCTAAAGTGAACGCCTTACCATTTTCCATTCAATATGGACATGCAACCTTTCCAGCCCTCATCTAGCAAGACAGTATCCCGTACGAAGGAAAATCATTAATTGTCTACATTAAAGAAGCACACAATACAAAATTTTGTTTAGTTGATATATCATAAGTCAAAACGCCTATAAACCACAATTGTTTGAGCTCATGTATCAATGACTGTATATAGACATCAATCAAACTCTTTGGATTATGGGGTCCTCGAATTACACAATTAGAAAGATGTAGGGACTTTTCATGCACATTTAAGGAGGAAGATTATGTGAAGAAATGCCGACAAGCAATAATGTGAAGCTACATTAGAGAATGATGTAAAGCCATCTAAACACAACCCTAATCTAACATATTGTTCCGTGCTTCACCCTCAGATGATGAGATAAGACACCCCAGTGGCCTTCTATATTAACGATGCCATCTGATATGTGGGGAATACCTCATCGACGCATACAACCTCTTTAACCTAGAAATGAGAGGTACATAATACACTGCCGGAAATGGAACCATCTTTTGAAACGGAGTTCTCTTATAATGAGCATGTCCACAAAAATACATTTTCTAATTCACTATCAGTCTTGTAAAAGAACATACAACCATTAACACAATGAATTCTATTATACGTCAATCCTAACTTGGACACAAAACGCTTTGCCTGATAGAAGTTCTTTGGTATGTTAAACTCCGGATTAAGtagttcacccaaaaaatcaaCTATTAAGTCCATAGACGCATAAGGAACATTCCAATCTAAATTAGTACTAATTAATCTAACCGCCACTAACAAGGCAGAATGTGGACTCCCTTCACATAGTGGACGACTAGACTCTTCTAATTGATCATAGAAGCGtctttcttcttcattaggAGCTTCACCAAAATACTGTTCCACTTCCATCCCACCTTAAACCCCGAAAGTGTCATTGATCATTTTAGGAATCCTATAATGTTCAACCCTAACCTGTTCAACAATAATCCTATAATGTTCAACCCTAACCTCTTCTAATTGATCATAGAAGCGTCTTTCGTCTTCATTAGGAGCAATTGTATTATGGAAATCCAAAGGAAtcgaataataaaatataccaCCCAatccataaattaatttattatggtaCATATGAACAATAACCTTATCTGGGtcaaaaaacttttaaaacatacaTGAACTACAAGGACACCTAACGAATCCATTATTCTTGAAAATGTCAACAAATGTCATTGTATGGTCAACAAAGTTTCTAACACTGTCAATAAACTTGTGTTTCAAACTATCACAAGTTTCATAATGCATATTATACATCCACAAATGATAATCCATctattaaaatgtaaatattgaattagtcttgacttaattccaacaacAAAATCCACCAATTAAACCACATATGTTTTCTAACTTATTTACCCAACttaacaattatttaattttaactagTATAGTATATTCATGAGTTAATTTCAACAACTGCATTCACCGATtctaaatcacattatttttttaacttattaacaactttttaagtttaaatAGTTCAGTTAAGACTTAAATCCAACAACtaaattcaccaactaaatcacattattttcCTAACTTATTCaaacaacttaaatattttatttaacttttactAGTTTAGTATATTCATGATTTAATTCCAACAAGTACATCCACCAATtctaaatcacattattttcCTAACTTATTAACAacttttttaactttaactagtttagttttgaATTAACTCCAACAACTAATCACATTATTTTCCTaacttatttaaacaacttaaaaattatttaactttaaCTAGTTTAGTATATTCATGACTTAATTCCACCAACTACATTCGCCATCTAAATCCTCCAacaaaatcacattattttcctagcttatttaaaaaacttaacaattttataactttaactAGTTTAATATTCATGACTTAATTACAACAACTACGATCCACCAATGTTGAATCACATTATTTTTCGAACTTATGAACATCTTTTTAGCTTTAGCTAGTTTagttttaaagctaagtgtcaatactagatggacacaaatcgatcttgcaagaaatcaattttgtcatcaataggattaACTAATATTGATACTTATGctaaaaaaatcacattattCCTAAATTTAAGCTTAATATAAACACTATATGGACACAAATCGATattgcaagaaaatcaattttgtcatcagtaggatcaactagtgttagTACTTATGCTAGACAAACACATTATTCGTAAATTAAATCTTATGTGGCAACACTAGATAGACACAAATTGATCTTGCAAGAaattcaattttgtcatcaataggataaACTAGTGTTGGTAATTATACTTAACAAATACCCGATCGACACGAATTAATAAATTATCACAGAATTAAAGTAAAGTATCAATACTAGCTATATTGATACTGTTATAAAGTATTCAGTAGAAAGACATAGAATAATCAAAAAAATGTATTGAGcaagtgtttatttattgtattgCTACAAACTCTCTTTATACAAGTGAGTTACAATGACTAAGTGAACAAAAATAGGAACCAATGTAACTGGTAGCTTTTCAATTGTTAAACAGTTAAAAGATCAAATATTCTGCTAAGTTACCTACTACGAATCAAACTCTACAATCAGAACTACACCTATGAATAGAAACCTACTGCCAACAAGCTCCTATAAAGTAGGATAGAAGCTAACAAAGTCACGTATTTTAACATTTCCTCCCTTAAACTAATGTTCTCGAACATTCAGTTTAATTCTCAGAAGTCTCTTACACATAAGTACATACTCCAAGTAATTTCCTAAGATTCACAAATGATGCATGTTTGAGGGATTTTGTGAAAATGTCAGCGACCTGATCTTCACTTCTGTAATATACAAGATCAATTACTCTATCTTTAGTGAGATCTCTTAAAAAATGAAACCTTACATCAATATGCTTGCTTCTCCCATGAAATACTAGATTTCTGGACAACTTTATTGCAGAACTGTTATCGCAGTAAATCATTGTTGCTTCTTGTTGATTGAAATTCAGCTCAGCAAGAATATTTCTTAGCCAAATGGCCCGCGAGGAACATGTAGTAGCAACAACAAACTCAGCTTCAGTGGTTGACAAAGTGACGATtggttgtttttgttttatgacCATGATACTGCACCTGAACTCAGCATAAACACATAACCTGAAGTAATCTTTCGATCATCTAAATCTCCAGCATAATCACTATCACCAAAACCAATCAGCTCTATATTTTCATCCTTCTCGTAGAGCAACACAAAGTTGACAATACTTTTTAAGTATAAAGGATCCTTTTTGCAGCCAAAAGATGCAATTCTTTTGGATACTCCATGAATCTACTAATGAGACTTACAACATGTGTGATGTCCGGCCTTACTGCTGTTAAATACATCAGACTTCCCAcaatttgtttgaaaaaagTGCCATTGATCCTCTTTCCTCCAGAATCCTTTGTAAGCTTCCAGCCAACATCTGAAGGTGAAGTGACAGGGTTGCAATTGCACATTGAAACCTGTCTGAAATTTCTCGCACatacttcttttgagaaataaatatCCCTTCAACCGATTGCACTATTTCTATGCCGAGAAAGTAATGCGACATTCCAAGATCAGACATATCAAACTCAAGCATCATAGgacttttgaaattttcaaacattaatCTATCATTTCCCGTATAAatcatatcatctacatataagCAATACCATTAGTATTTTCCCTCTATCTTCACACTCTGTATAAAGAGTATGTTCATATGGACATTTTTGAAAACCTTCCTTTTGAAAATAAGCATCGATACGACTATACCAAGCTCTAGGTGCTTGTTTAGTCCGTATGGAGCCTTCTTCAATCTGCAGACTCTGTGTTCTTCATTAATTTTAACATAACCAGGAGGTTGTTCAATAAATACCTGTTCTTTCAAGTCTCCATGTGGAAAAGCCCACTTCACATCCAATTGACAAATAGGCCATGAATTCTGTACAGCCAATGCTATCACCAATCTGATTGTATCAAGTCTGACAACAGGAGCAAAAACTTCTGTGTAATCCACCCCAAATTCTTGTTTGTAGCCTTTAGCTACCAAACGTGTCTTGTACTTGTCGATTTTTCCGTTCTTCTTGAGTTTAGTTTTATAGACCCATTTTACTCCAATCATTTTGTGTCCATCTGGTAGATCAGCAAAATCCCATGCATCATTTTTCTCAATGGCTGCAATTTCGTCATCCATTGCCTTTCACCATTTTTCATCTTTAACAgaactttcaaaatttattggATCACAATCTGAAAAGTGCGCAAAATGAGTACGAGGATCTTCGGATTGATCAATTCCTTTTACCTCGTTAACTGTCATCCATGCTGGACTTCTTCGAGCACGAGGGACACATGAATCAGCTATAGTTTCTCTGTGCTCATTCATAACTGGTGAAGTTTCAGCGTTTCTAAGATTGCTATCTTGTGCATTTTCAGGGACTACTACTGCTGGAACTTGTTGTTGAGGCTGAATTgcttcttctccattttctttATCAAGGCATATTGGAATTTGTTCTCCTATGGCATTTTTGTTCCACGGCAAAAGCTGATTTTCATCAAAGACGACATATCGGCTAACTAATATTTTCTTAGTGTTAGTATTATAAAGCTTGTAAACTTTTGATTGATCACTAACACCGATAAAAATACATTTCCTTTGTATATACGCTATTTCTGTTTATGTCAGAGGTGCCCAAAGCTAAAAGAAAGATTTCTAGTAGAATATTCAAAGCTTTTGAGTAAGTAAGATAGATGGATTTGGAAGCAAGTGAGAGTTTGTTTTTTGTCAAAGAAGCATGCTTAACACAGCCTATAGCATAAAGGCATTCGAGCCGTGTCTAAACTAAATGGTGGGCAAGGGCCCGTACTCTCTCTTCTGTGGATACGCTATCCCTTCCGGCTATGGTATGGGGAAGGGGAGGTGTCTACCCGTCGGGCAGGTAAGCGAGACAGAAGTCTCATTGTTTGTGGTGTTGCAATGAATTCTTTCTCCCTTGTCGTCTAGCTTCTTTCTCTTTTGATCAGGAATACGGGAATATGCAATGCACCCAAAGATTCTGAAGTGATCTACTGATGGTCGCCGTCCGCTCCATGCTTCCTCTGGAGTCATGTATTTAACTGCAAACGTGGTGCATCTATTCCGGATATAAATAGTCCAATTGACCGCTTCAGGACAAAAACTTCTTGAAACACCGCTGCTTGTCAAAATACTCCGCACCCTGTTCATGATAGTGCAATTTTTCCTCTCACATACTCCATTTTGCTGGGGTGAGTAGGCTGCATTAAGTTGACTTTTATTCCATGAAGCTCACAAAAACTTGCAAATTCAGGTGAGTTATATTCTCCCCCGCGATCTGAACGCAGAACATTAATCGGGCGACCGATCTCTTTTTCAACAAGTACTTTGAATCTTTTAAAAGCTTTGAAAGCTTCAGATTTCACCTGCAAAAAGTATACCCAACTTTTCCGAGTAAAATCATCATAGGTGATTATATAGATTTTACCTCCATTAGAAGATGGTGTTATTGGTCCACAAATATCAAAATGGACAAGTTCCAGTGCTTTCTTTGCTCTCCATGAaccccttttttttaaaagagttGCGATACTACTTGCTAACAACACACTCTTCACAAATTTCAGATGGAGCTGAAATTGGAGGAAGACCAATCATCATATTCTTCGGTTGCA
Proteins encoded in this window:
- the LOC101260912 gene encoding uncharacterized protein, with product MCGNKSAYSILDESYRDSVKFGNHSKIAVTGKGQLQEKGYEIVIKIDFVRFKMTILGLISQVKSEAFKAFKRFKVLVEKEIGRPINVLRSDRGGEYNSPEFASFCELHGIKVNLMQPTHPSKMECTTFAVKYMTPEEAWSGRRPSVDHFRIFGCIAYSRIPDQKRKKLDDKGERIHCNTTNNETSLLPWNKNAIGEQIPICLDKENGEEAIQPQQQVPAVVVPENAQDSNLRNAETSPVMNEHRETIADSCVPRARRSPAWMTVNEVKGIDQSEDPRTHFAHFSDCDPINFESSVKDEKW